In Astatotilapia calliptera chromosome 16, fAstCal1.2, whole genome shotgun sequence, one genomic interval encodes:
- the dcbld2 gene encoding discoidin, CUB and LCCL domain-containing protein 2 isoform X2 — protein MGRAVMVGRGPTGAGVLVLSILIILTTESCGGQKGDGCGPSVLGPESGTLSSLGYPRTYPNNTVCEWEISVPHDKRIHFLFALLDLEDSDCQVNYLRLYNGIGPNRSEIVKLCGLGLKVEHLFNSTGNQATVQFMSGTHHTGRGFYLSYSTTEHADLITCVDKGMNFTEAEYRKYCPAGCLTSTEEISGTIPNGYRESSSLCVAAIHAGVVSNAAGGNISVVNSKGISHYEGTLANNVTSTVGTRSDSLFTFTTNGCYGTLGLASGGVAYTQLSASSVLDWSTRVWAPSGARLKKEGLPWASSQSDQQQWLQVDLKKEKRITGIITTGSTLSEEKCYVSAYRVLYSNDGKQWSGYKESNSVQNKIFQGNNNYGDEVRNNFIPPIVARFVRINPISWYKRIALKLELLGCQVPSERRTTDLRPRMSPPRRTPGGTKHPPHLGQTTPTPNIRNTTMPPHTGKDVTLAAVLVPVLVMVVTLILIVCCACHWKNRKKTSEGTYDLPHLDSTADWWKSMKQLLPSKMVETEDSVRYSSSEVSRLTGRGVVPGLHAEPAEYAQPLVSGVTTLGARSTFKPDDGPSPRYSDPDLYDAPISSGLCHAYAEPLPSSGSEYATPIVVDMGLKQPSTLCNFMGTRPGSLHPWTDSGQSGSTAYDRPKTSTELATPTEDLTYQVPQKSTQKPTGQG, from the exons ATGGGCAGAGCGGTAATGGTGGGCAGGGGACCGACAGGGGCCGGGGTTCTCGTCTTGTCGATACTCATCATTCTCACCACGGAGAGCTGTGGAGGGCAGAAAG GTGATGGCTGTGGCCCCAGTGTACTTGGCCCCGAGAGTGGGACTCTGTCCTCTCTGGGATACCCAAGGACGTATCCGAACAACACTGTGTGCGAGTGGGAGATCAGTGTGCCGCATGACAAGAGGATCCATTTTCTCTTTGCTTTATTGGACTTAGAAGACAGCGACTGCCAGGTCAACTACCTCCGCCTGTACAACGGCATCGGTCCAAACAGGAGCGAGATTG TGAAGCTCTGCGGGTTGGGTCTGAAGGTTGAACATCTGTTCAATTCCACTGGCAACCAGGCCACTGTGCAGTTCATGAGTGGGACCCACCATACTGGACGCGGTTTCTACCTGTCCTACTCCACCACTGAACACGCAG ATCTAATCACCTGCGTGGACAAGGGAATGAACTTCACCGAGGCAGAGTACAG GAAGTACTGTCCGGCAGGCTGCTTGACATCTACAGAGGAGATTTCTGGAACTATACCCAATGGTTACAGAGAG TCCTCCTCTCTGTGTGTGGCAGCAATCCATGCAGGTGTGGTGTCCAATGCAGCAGGAGGGAATATCAGTGTGGTCAACAGCAAAGGCATCTCTCACTATGAGGGCACACTGGCTAACAATGTCACTTCCACTGT AGGAACTCGGTCAGATAGCCTGTTCACCTTCACGACCAACG GCTGCTATGGAACGCTGGGTTTGGCATCTGGGGGCGTTGCTTATACTCAGCTCAGTGCTTCGTCTGTGTTGGACTGGAGCACTCGTGTGTGGGCACCGTCAGGGGCACGGCTCAAAAAGGAGGGACTGCCATGGGCCTCTTCTCAGAGTGACCAGCAGCAGTGGCTGCAGGTAGATCTCAAGAAGGAGAAGCGGATCACAg GAATCATCACCACTGGTTCTACCCTCAGCGAGGAAAAGTGCTACGTTTCAGCATACCGGGTCCTGTACAGTAACGACGGCAAGCAGTGGTCCGGCTACAAAGAATCAAATTCTGTACAAAACAAG ATTTTTCAAGGCAACAACAACTACGGAGACGAGGTGAGGAATAACTTCATTCCACCAATCGTGGCCCGGTTTGTGAGGATCAATCCCATCTCATGGTACAAGAGAATTGCACTCAAGTTGGAGCTGCTTGGCTGCCAAGTTCCTTCAG AAAGGCGCACGACAGATTTGAGGCCAAGGATGTCCCCTCCCCGTCGTACTCCTGGCGGCACAAAACATCCACCTCACCTTGGCCAAACAACACCTACCCCAAACATAAGAAACACCACCATGCCTCCCCACACTGGTAAAG aTGTGACTCTGGCAGCAGTCCTGGTTCCCGTGTTGGTCATGGTCGTGACTCTCATACTGATTGTGTGCTGTGCTTGCCACTGGAAGAACAG GAAAAAGACTTCTGAGGGAACGTATGATCTTCCTCACTTGGATAGCACAG CAGACTGGTGGAAAAGCATGAAGCAGCTACTGCCCTCCAAGATGGTGGAGACGGAGGATTCGGTGCGATACAGCAGCAGTGAAGTCAGCCGGCTAACGGGGAGGGGTGTCGTACCAGGGCTACATGCTGAACCTGCAG AATATGCCCAACCACTCGTAAGTGGCGTAACAACATTAGGAGCAAGGTCAACCTTTAAACCAGATGATGGGCCTTCCCCAAGATACTCTGATCCAGACCTGTATGACGCCCCCATCTCTTCAGGTTTATGCCACGCCTACGCCGAACCCCTGCCATCTTCAGGATCTGAATACGCTACGCCCATTGTGGTTGACATGGGTTTGAAGCAGCCCTCGACTTTGTGTAATTTCATGGGCACCAGGCCCGGCTCACTGCATCCGTGGACAGACAGTGGCCAATCAGGGAGCACTGCATACGATAGACCCAAAACCTCCACTGAACTTGCCACACCCACTGAGGATCTGACTTATCAGGTACCTCAAAAAAGCACTCAAAAGCCAACAGGACAGGGCTGA
- the dcbld2 gene encoding discoidin, CUB and LCCL domain-containing protein 2 isoform X1: MGRAVMVGRGPTGAGVLVLSILIILTTESCGGQKGDGCGPSVLGPESGTLSSLGYPRTYPNNTVCEWEISVPHDKRIHFLFALLDLEDSDCQVNYLRLYNGIGPNRSEIVKLCGLGLKVEHLFNSTGNQATVQFMSGTHHTGRGFYLSYSTTEHADLITCVDKGMNFTEAEYRKYCPAGCLTSTEEISGTIPNGYRESSSLCVAAIHAGVVSNAAGGNISVVNSKGISHYEGTLANNVTSTVGTRSDSLFTFTTNGCYGTLGLASGGVAYTQLSASSVLDWSTRVWAPSGARLKKEGLPWASSQSDQQQWLQVDLKKEKRITGIITTGSTLSEEKCYVSAYRVLYSNDGKQWSGYKESNSVQNKIFQGNNNYGDEVRNNFIPPIVARFVRINPISWYKRIALKLELLGCQVPSERRTTDLRPRMSPPRRTPGGTKHPPHLGQTTPTPNIRNTTMPPHTGKDVTLAAVLVPVLVMVVTLILIVCCACHWKNRKKTSEGTYDLPHLDSTGTSSPCRTAQFAWMCFVDLLLHLCASVADWWKSMKQLLPSKMVETEDSVRYSSSEVSRLTGRGVVPGLHAEPAEYAQPLVSGVTTLGARSTFKPDDGPSPRYSDPDLYDAPISSGLCHAYAEPLPSSGSEYATPIVVDMGLKQPSTLCNFMGTRPGSLHPWTDSGQSGSTAYDRPKTSTELATPTEDLTYQVPQKSTQKPTGQG; encoded by the exons ATGGGCAGAGCGGTAATGGTGGGCAGGGGACCGACAGGGGCCGGGGTTCTCGTCTTGTCGATACTCATCATTCTCACCACGGAGAGCTGTGGAGGGCAGAAAG GTGATGGCTGTGGCCCCAGTGTACTTGGCCCCGAGAGTGGGACTCTGTCCTCTCTGGGATACCCAAGGACGTATCCGAACAACACTGTGTGCGAGTGGGAGATCAGTGTGCCGCATGACAAGAGGATCCATTTTCTCTTTGCTTTATTGGACTTAGAAGACAGCGACTGCCAGGTCAACTACCTCCGCCTGTACAACGGCATCGGTCCAAACAGGAGCGAGATTG TGAAGCTCTGCGGGTTGGGTCTGAAGGTTGAACATCTGTTCAATTCCACTGGCAACCAGGCCACTGTGCAGTTCATGAGTGGGACCCACCATACTGGACGCGGTTTCTACCTGTCCTACTCCACCACTGAACACGCAG ATCTAATCACCTGCGTGGACAAGGGAATGAACTTCACCGAGGCAGAGTACAG GAAGTACTGTCCGGCAGGCTGCTTGACATCTACAGAGGAGATTTCTGGAACTATACCCAATGGTTACAGAGAG TCCTCCTCTCTGTGTGTGGCAGCAATCCATGCAGGTGTGGTGTCCAATGCAGCAGGAGGGAATATCAGTGTGGTCAACAGCAAAGGCATCTCTCACTATGAGGGCACACTGGCTAACAATGTCACTTCCACTGT AGGAACTCGGTCAGATAGCCTGTTCACCTTCACGACCAACG GCTGCTATGGAACGCTGGGTTTGGCATCTGGGGGCGTTGCTTATACTCAGCTCAGTGCTTCGTCTGTGTTGGACTGGAGCACTCGTGTGTGGGCACCGTCAGGGGCACGGCTCAAAAAGGAGGGACTGCCATGGGCCTCTTCTCAGAGTGACCAGCAGCAGTGGCTGCAGGTAGATCTCAAGAAGGAGAAGCGGATCACAg GAATCATCACCACTGGTTCTACCCTCAGCGAGGAAAAGTGCTACGTTTCAGCATACCGGGTCCTGTACAGTAACGACGGCAAGCAGTGGTCCGGCTACAAAGAATCAAATTCTGTACAAAACAAG ATTTTTCAAGGCAACAACAACTACGGAGACGAGGTGAGGAATAACTTCATTCCACCAATCGTGGCCCGGTTTGTGAGGATCAATCCCATCTCATGGTACAAGAGAATTGCACTCAAGTTGGAGCTGCTTGGCTGCCAAGTTCCTTCAG AAAGGCGCACGACAGATTTGAGGCCAAGGATGTCCCCTCCCCGTCGTACTCCTGGCGGCACAAAACATCCACCTCACCTTGGCCAAACAACACCTACCCCAAACATAAGAAACACCACCATGCCTCCCCACACTGGTAAAG aTGTGACTCTGGCAGCAGTCCTGGTTCCCGTGTTGGTCATGGTCGTGACTCTCATACTGATTGTGTGCTGTGCTTGCCACTGGAAGAACAG GAAAAAGACTTCTGAGGGAACGTATGATCTTCCTCACTTGGATAGCACAGGTACGTCATCGCCGTGCAGGACAGCTCAGTTTGCCtggatgtgttttgtggacttacTGTTGCACCTCTGTGCATCTGTAGCAGACTGGTGGAAAAGCATGAAGCAGCTACTGCCCTCCAAGATGGTGGAGACGGAGGATTCGGTGCGATACAGCAGCAGTGAAGTCAGCCGGCTAACGGGGAGGGGTGTCGTACCAGGGCTACATGCTGAACCTGCAG AATATGCCCAACCACTCGTAAGTGGCGTAACAACATTAGGAGCAAGGTCAACCTTTAAACCAGATGATGGGCCTTCCCCAAGATACTCTGATCCAGACCTGTATGACGCCCCCATCTCTTCAGGTTTATGCCACGCCTACGCCGAACCCCTGCCATCTTCAGGATCTGAATACGCTACGCCCATTGTGGTTGACATGGGTTTGAAGCAGCCCTCGACTTTGTGTAATTTCATGGGCACCAGGCCCGGCTCACTGCATCCGTGGACAGACAGTGGCCAATCAGGGAGCACTGCATACGATAGACCCAAAACCTCCACTGAACTTGCCACACCCACTGAGGATCTGACTTATCAGGTACCTCAAAAAAGCACTCAAAAGCCAACAGGACAGGGCTGA
- the dcbld2 gene encoding discoidin, CUB and LCCL domain-containing protein 2 isoform X3 has product MGRAVMVGRGPTGAGVLVLSILIILTTESCGGQKGDGCGPSVLGPESGTLSSLGYPRTYPNNTVCEWEISVPHDKRIHFLFALLDLEDSDCQVNYLRLYNGIGPNRSEIVKLCGLGLKVEHLFNSTGNQATVQFMSGTHHTGRGFYLSYSTTEHADLITCVDKGMNFTEAEYRKYCPAGCLTSTEEISGTIPNGYRESSSLCVAAIHAGVVSNAAGGNISVVNSKGISHYEGTLANNVTSTVGTRSDSLFTFTTNGCYGTLGLASGGVAYTQLSASSVLDWSTRVWAPSGARLKKEGLPWASSQSDQQQWLQVDLKKEKRITGIITTGSTLSEEKCYVSAYRVLYSNDGKQWSGYKESNSVQNKIFQGNNNYGDEVRNNFIPPIVARFVRINPISWYKRIALKLELLGCQVPSERRTTDLRPRMSPPRRTPGGTKHPPHLGQTTPTPNIRNTTMPPHTGKDVTLAAVLVPVLVMVVTLILIVCCACHWKNRKKTSEGTYDLPHLDSTDWWKSMKQLLPSKMVETEDSVRYSSSEVSRLTGRGVVPGLHAEPAEYAQPLVSGVTTLGARSTFKPDDGPSPRYSDPDLYDAPISSGLCHAYAEPLPSSGSEYATPIVVDMGLKQPSTLCNFMGTRPGSLHPWTDSGQSGSTAYDRPKTSTELATPTEDLTYQVPQKSTQKPTGQG; this is encoded by the exons ATGGGCAGAGCGGTAATGGTGGGCAGGGGACCGACAGGGGCCGGGGTTCTCGTCTTGTCGATACTCATCATTCTCACCACGGAGAGCTGTGGAGGGCAGAAAG GTGATGGCTGTGGCCCCAGTGTACTTGGCCCCGAGAGTGGGACTCTGTCCTCTCTGGGATACCCAAGGACGTATCCGAACAACACTGTGTGCGAGTGGGAGATCAGTGTGCCGCATGACAAGAGGATCCATTTTCTCTTTGCTTTATTGGACTTAGAAGACAGCGACTGCCAGGTCAACTACCTCCGCCTGTACAACGGCATCGGTCCAAACAGGAGCGAGATTG TGAAGCTCTGCGGGTTGGGTCTGAAGGTTGAACATCTGTTCAATTCCACTGGCAACCAGGCCACTGTGCAGTTCATGAGTGGGACCCACCATACTGGACGCGGTTTCTACCTGTCCTACTCCACCACTGAACACGCAG ATCTAATCACCTGCGTGGACAAGGGAATGAACTTCACCGAGGCAGAGTACAG GAAGTACTGTCCGGCAGGCTGCTTGACATCTACAGAGGAGATTTCTGGAACTATACCCAATGGTTACAGAGAG TCCTCCTCTCTGTGTGTGGCAGCAATCCATGCAGGTGTGGTGTCCAATGCAGCAGGAGGGAATATCAGTGTGGTCAACAGCAAAGGCATCTCTCACTATGAGGGCACACTGGCTAACAATGTCACTTCCACTGT AGGAACTCGGTCAGATAGCCTGTTCACCTTCACGACCAACG GCTGCTATGGAACGCTGGGTTTGGCATCTGGGGGCGTTGCTTATACTCAGCTCAGTGCTTCGTCTGTGTTGGACTGGAGCACTCGTGTGTGGGCACCGTCAGGGGCACGGCTCAAAAAGGAGGGACTGCCATGGGCCTCTTCTCAGAGTGACCAGCAGCAGTGGCTGCAGGTAGATCTCAAGAAGGAGAAGCGGATCACAg GAATCATCACCACTGGTTCTACCCTCAGCGAGGAAAAGTGCTACGTTTCAGCATACCGGGTCCTGTACAGTAACGACGGCAAGCAGTGGTCCGGCTACAAAGAATCAAATTCTGTACAAAACAAG ATTTTTCAAGGCAACAACAACTACGGAGACGAGGTGAGGAATAACTTCATTCCACCAATCGTGGCCCGGTTTGTGAGGATCAATCCCATCTCATGGTACAAGAGAATTGCACTCAAGTTGGAGCTGCTTGGCTGCCAAGTTCCTTCAG AAAGGCGCACGACAGATTTGAGGCCAAGGATGTCCCCTCCCCGTCGTACTCCTGGCGGCACAAAACATCCACCTCACCTTGGCCAAACAACACCTACCCCAAACATAAGAAACACCACCATGCCTCCCCACACTGGTAAAG aTGTGACTCTGGCAGCAGTCCTGGTTCCCGTGTTGGTCATGGTCGTGACTCTCATACTGATTGTGTGCTGTGCTTGCCACTGGAAGAACAG GAAAAAGACTTCTGAGGGAACGTATGATCTTCCTCACTTGGATAGCACAG ACTGGTGGAAAAGCATGAAGCAGCTACTGCCCTCCAAGATGGTGGAGACGGAGGATTCGGTGCGATACAGCAGCAGTGAAGTCAGCCGGCTAACGGGGAGGGGTGTCGTACCAGGGCTACATGCTGAACCTGCAG AATATGCCCAACCACTCGTAAGTGGCGTAACAACATTAGGAGCAAGGTCAACCTTTAAACCAGATGATGGGCCTTCCCCAAGATACTCTGATCCAGACCTGTATGACGCCCCCATCTCTTCAGGTTTATGCCACGCCTACGCCGAACCCCTGCCATCTTCAGGATCTGAATACGCTACGCCCATTGTGGTTGACATGGGTTTGAAGCAGCCCTCGACTTTGTGTAATTTCATGGGCACCAGGCCCGGCTCACTGCATCCGTGGACAGACAGTGGCCAATCAGGGAGCACTGCATACGATAGACCCAAAACCTCCACTGAACTTGCCACACCCACTGAGGATCTGACTTATCAGGTACCTCAAAAAAGCACTCAAAAGCCAACAGGACAGGGCTGA
- the dcbld2 gene encoding discoidin, CUB and LCCL domain-containing protein 2 isoform X4 has protein sequence MGRAVMVGRGPTGAGVLVLSILIILTTESCGGQKGDGCGPSVLGPESGTLSSLGYPRTYPNNTVCEWEISVPHDKRIHFLFALLDLEDSDCQVNYLRLYNGIGPNRSEIVKLCGLGLKVEHLFNSTGNQATVQFMSGTHHTGRGFYLSYSTTEHADLITCVDKGMNFTEAEYRKYCPAGCLTSTEEISGTIPNGYRESSSLCVAAIHAGVVSNAAGGNISVVNSKGISHYEGTLANNVTSTVGTRSDSLFTFTTNGCYGTLGLASGGVAYTQLSASSVLDWSTRVWAPSGARLKKEGLPWASSQSDQQQWLQVDLKKEKRITGIITTGSTLSEEKCYVSAYRVLYSNDGKQWSGYKESNSVQNKIFQGNNNYGDEVRNNFIPPIVARFVRINPISWYKRIALKLELLGCQVPSERRTTDLRPRMSPPRRTPGGTKHPPHLGQTTPTPNIRNTTMPPHTDVTLAAVLVPVLVMVVTLILIVCCACHWKNRKKTSEGTYDLPHLDSTADWWKSMKQLLPSKMVETEDSVRYSSSEVSRLTGRGVVPGLHAEPAEYAQPLVSGVTTLGARSTFKPDDGPSPRYSDPDLYDAPISSGLCHAYAEPLPSSGSEYATPIVVDMGLKQPSTLCNFMGTRPGSLHPWTDSGQSGSTAYDRPKTSTELATPTEDLTYQVPQKSTQKPTGQG, from the exons ATGGGCAGAGCGGTAATGGTGGGCAGGGGACCGACAGGGGCCGGGGTTCTCGTCTTGTCGATACTCATCATTCTCACCACGGAGAGCTGTGGAGGGCAGAAAG GTGATGGCTGTGGCCCCAGTGTACTTGGCCCCGAGAGTGGGACTCTGTCCTCTCTGGGATACCCAAGGACGTATCCGAACAACACTGTGTGCGAGTGGGAGATCAGTGTGCCGCATGACAAGAGGATCCATTTTCTCTTTGCTTTATTGGACTTAGAAGACAGCGACTGCCAGGTCAACTACCTCCGCCTGTACAACGGCATCGGTCCAAACAGGAGCGAGATTG TGAAGCTCTGCGGGTTGGGTCTGAAGGTTGAACATCTGTTCAATTCCACTGGCAACCAGGCCACTGTGCAGTTCATGAGTGGGACCCACCATACTGGACGCGGTTTCTACCTGTCCTACTCCACCACTGAACACGCAG ATCTAATCACCTGCGTGGACAAGGGAATGAACTTCACCGAGGCAGAGTACAG GAAGTACTGTCCGGCAGGCTGCTTGACATCTACAGAGGAGATTTCTGGAACTATACCCAATGGTTACAGAGAG TCCTCCTCTCTGTGTGTGGCAGCAATCCATGCAGGTGTGGTGTCCAATGCAGCAGGAGGGAATATCAGTGTGGTCAACAGCAAAGGCATCTCTCACTATGAGGGCACACTGGCTAACAATGTCACTTCCACTGT AGGAACTCGGTCAGATAGCCTGTTCACCTTCACGACCAACG GCTGCTATGGAACGCTGGGTTTGGCATCTGGGGGCGTTGCTTATACTCAGCTCAGTGCTTCGTCTGTGTTGGACTGGAGCACTCGTGTGTGGGCACCGTCAGGGGCACGGCTCAAAAAGGAGGGACTGCCATGGGCCTCTTCTCAGAGTGACCAGCAGCAGTGGCTGCAGGTAGATCTCAAGAAGGAGAAGCGGATCACAg GAATCATCACCACTGGTTCTACCCTCAGCGAGGAAAAGTGCTACGTTTCAGCATACCGGGTCCTGTACAGTAACGACGGCAAGCAGTGGTCCGGCTACAAAGAATCAAATTCTGTACAAAACAAG ATTTTTCAAGGCAACAACAACTACGGAGACGAGGTGAGGAATAACTTCATTCCACCAATCGTGGCCCGGTTTGTGAGGATCAATCCCATCTCATGGTACAAGAGAATTGCACTCAAGTTGGAGCTGCTTGGCTGCCAAGTTCCTTCAG AAAGGCGCACGACAGATTTGAGGCCAAGGATGTCCCCTCCCCGTCGTACTCCTGGCGGCACAAAACATCCACCTCACCTTGGCCAAACAACACCTACCCCAAACATAAGAAACACCACCATGCCTCCCCACACTG aTGTGACTCTGGCAGCAGTCCTGGTTCCCGTGTTGGTCATGGTCGTGACTCTCATACTGATTGTGTGCTGTGCTTGCCACTGGAAGAACAG GAAAAAGACTTCTGAGGGAACGTATGATCTTCCTCACTTGGATAGCACAG CAGACTGGTGGAAAAGCATGAAGCAGCTACTGCCCTCCAAGATGGTGGAGACGGAGGATTCGGTGCGATACAGCAGCAGTGAAGTCAGCCGGCTAACGGGGAGGGGTGTCGTACCAGGGCTACATGCTGAACCTGCAG AATATGCCCAACCACTCGTAAGTGGCGTAACAACATTAGGAGCAAGGTCAACCTTTAAACCAGATGATGGGCCTTCCCCAAGATACTCTGATCCAGACCTGTATGACGCCCCCATCTCTTCAGGTTTATGCCACGCCTACGCCGAACCCCTGCCATCTTCAGGATCTGAATACGCTACGCCCATTGTGGTTGACATGGGTTTGAAGCAGCCCTCGACTTTGTGTAATTTCATGGGCACCAGGCCCGGCTCACTGCATCCGTGGACAGACAGTGGCCAATCAGGGAGCACTGCATACGATAGACCCAAAACCTCCACTGAACTTGCCACACCCACTGAGGATCTGACTTATCAGGTACCTCAAAAAAGCACTCAAAAGCCAACAGGACAGGGCTGA
- the tmem30c gene encoding transmembrane protein 30C, whose amino-acid sequence MGKVKGKPGPLARRPDNSAFKQQRLPAWSPMLTANTVLPFFYFMALMCLLLGVWLLLTVQNTQEMKLDYTEAETCNKCFEMRKNVSNANKPCTCTVNFRIDKPFKGDVFFYYGLRNFHQNLRRYMDSRDDGQTVGRKKNLKDPSSYCEPFLKDPSGRPIAPCGAVANSIFNDSFVLWYHHPNGRGEVPLMREGLTWYTDKYIKFRNPTTDNLTLAEVFEGTAPPPYWQKPVYKLDPSNPMNNGFINDDFIVWMREAAFPNFKKLYGILFRNDNPFTKGLPAGNYSINITYNFPVQYFRGRKEVVLTTVTWFGGQNHFLPIAYLITSSLILLTAVVLTVVWWKFGKDGKNMKE is encoded by the exons ATGGGGAAGGTGAAAGGCAAGCCCGGGCCCTTGGCTCGGAGACCCGACAACTCTGCTTTCAAACAGCAGCGGTTACCTGCCTGGTCTccaatgctaactgctaacacCGTGCTGccttttttctactttatgGCTTTGATGTGTCTGCTGTTGGGAGTATGGCTGCTTCTCACTGTGCAGAACACCCAGGAAATGAAG CTGGACTACACAGAGGCTGAAACCTGCAACAAGTGTTTTGAAATGCGTAAAAATGTGAGCAACGCAAACAAGCCCTGCACCTGCACAGTCAATTTTAGGATTGACAAACCATTTAAG ggagATGTCTTTTTCTATTACGGACTCCGTAACTTTCATCAGAACCTTCGCAGATACATGGACTCCAGAGATGATGGGCAGACGGTTGGAAGGAAGAAAAATTTAAAG GACCCAAGTTCATATTGTGAGCCATTTTTGAAAGATCCCAGCGGACGCCCGATTGCTCCCTGTGGCGCTGTGGCCAACAGCATCTTCAACG ACTCCTTCGTCCTGTGGTATCATCATCCCAACGGCAGAGGTGAGGTTCCTTTGATGCGGGAAGGCCTCACGTGGTACACGGACAAATACATCAAGTTCCGCAACCCAACGACTGACAACTTGACTCTAGCCGAAGTGTTTGAAG GAACGGCGCCACCTCCATACTGGCAGAAGCCCGTGTACAAGCTCGATCCCTCCAATCCCATGAACAACGGTTTTATCAATGACGATTTCATTGTATGGATGAGGGAGGCAGCTTTCCCCAACTTCAAGAAACTTTATGGAATCTTATTCCGAAACGACAACCCCTTCACGAAGGGGCTTCCAGCAGGCAATTACAGCATCAATATAACCTACA ACTTTCCCGTGCAGTATTTTCGAGGCAGAAAGGAAGTGGTGCTGACAACGGTGACCTGGTTTGGAGGTCAGAACCATTTCCTGCCTATTGCTTACCTCATAACCAGCAGCCTGATCCTCCTGACAGCTGTCGTCCTCACGGTGGTCTGGTGGAAGTTTGGAAAAGATGGGAAGAACATGAAggagtga
- the cmss1 gene encoding protein CMSS1, translating to MPKDLSVTRSMRYASEVEEEETEQKKKPAEKTKTKPEKRKIVTEKPAKAKKKKNNEQNEQMIPPRKETQDEKSAKPPKKRKKKKTITDVLATSEPKPGCPADLQDLVTQYFKDKRSVIEQEELKVQDSFFLSSNDLTHTLSSYLKQIAPKWAKIQKQHTEKSSVVLLVVCSSALRTIELIKQLTSFKGEAKAVKLFAKHIKIEEQVKLLQKGIYHIGVGTPGRISALVEREGLSLQALRYLVLDWNWRDQKLRRMVDIPEIKQDLMKLLESGVLARCKEDKVKIGLF from the exons ATGCCAAAAGATCTAAGCGTGACCCGTAGCATGAGAT ATGCAtctgaggtggaggaggaggagacggaacaaaagaaaaagccagcagaaaaaacaaagactaaaccagagaagaggAAGATTGTAACAGAGAAGCCTGCTAaagccaagaagaagaaaaataatgagCAG AACGAGCAGATGATCCCTCCAAGGAAGGAGACTCAGGATGAAAAGTCTgctaaaccccccaaaaagagGAAG aaaaagaaaacaataacagATGTCTTGGCCACCTCTGAGCCAAAACCAGGCTGTCCAGCTGACCTGCAGGATCTGGTTACGCAGTACTTTAAAGACAAGCGGTCTGTAATCGAGCAGGAGGAGCTCAAAGTGCAGG ACTCCTTTTTCCTGTCCAGTAATGACTTGACACACACCCTCTCTTCTTATCTAAAACAGA TTGCTCCCAAGTGGGCAAAGATTCAAAAGCAGCACACGGAAAAAAGTTCTGTGGTTCTGCTTGTCgtctgcagctctgctctccGAACCATCGAGCTCATTAA GCAGCTGACTAGTTTCAAGGGTGAAGCCAAAGCTGTGAAGCTTTTTGCGAAACATATCAAG atAGAAGAGCAGGTGAAGCTGCTGCAGAAAGGCATCTACCACATAGGAGTGGGGACACCAGGGAGGATCAGCGCTCTCGTTGagagag AGGGTTTGAGCTTGCAGGCATTGAGATACCTGGTTCTGGACTGGAACTGGAGGGACCAGAAGCTCAGAAGGATGGTGGACATTCCTGAG aTCAAACAGGATCTTATGAAGCTGTTGGAGAGTGGCGTCTTGGCTCGCTGTAAGGAAGACAAAGTCAAAATTGGACTATTTTAA